TCAGAAGCTCTCCGCCCGCTAGCAATACAAGAATCAGTCCGACAGGGAATATCGCCGCGCCTATAAAACCGGCAATGCCTCCCCAAGCCTCCGATGCTCCGGCAATTACGCGAATATCCAGCAAAAAGCCGAGCGCAATAAAAGCACCCGCCAAAAATCCTAATATCATCACGTTCATAGCGGAGTTATGTGCTTTTTTCACCCCGTTCTCCAAGGTGATCTCCGCAATGCGATCAGGTTTGTAATAGGCCATGGCCGCTCCCCCATTTCTCCCGCATTCCGTCCTGAAATCTCTCGAATGCAGCGTCTGATGTTTCTGTTTACAGTTACTCATATTGTACCGCAGCCTCCATAGCAAGAACGTGAATTATATCACGATCGTGTGCGGCAGAGGGGACAAGACAGCCTCTGTCCTGGCTGCTCTTGATTTGCCCTGACTCATTCGCTCGAATCCGAGCGAGCGGTACATGTAAAATAGCGGTGTCGGAGTTGACTCCGACACCGCTTGGTTGGTGCTTTTACAACCATGTTCTAACCCAGCAAGCCTATGCCTTTAACCACCATCATGTTCGAATCCAGCAGCCTATGCCTTTTTACCGCACCATCATGTTCTAACCCGGCAAGCCTATGCCTTTATACCACCAGCCTATGCCTCGGCGGCAGTCTCTACCCTAACAGGCGTTTCCTTTTCCTGAACCGGAACGTTCGAGATCGGAAGCTTCATGCTAATGAAGGATGACAGCAGGAAGAGCGCACCTGCCGTGAAATACACGACCACAATGGAGGTTGCCGACATATACCACCCCGTAAACCCGGAGCCGATGAGCAGCATGCCGGTAAAAATCGGTGTCATCACGCCGTTCAGCCGACCGATGAATTTCTCTTCCACCTGCTGCATCATCACGGCCATCAATACCGTCTGCGCCATCGCCATCAGCACCCCGGTTATGAAGCGCATCGTGCCGGTCAGGATCGGCCACTGGGACAGCACCTCGACAAAGGTCGAAAGGCCAAGGAAGGCAAGCCCGGCGAACAGCAAGTAGGAACCTTTCACTTTGCCCGCAATCACCGCTGCGATCACACCGCCAATCAACATGCCAAGACCCTCTAGCGCGGTGAACCACTGAACGCTGGACATTGCCAACTGTAGACGCTCCGTGATGACAAAGATATCGAGCGGCTGAACAAGTCCGCTGCCGAGCGCCAATAAAACGTAAACCACCAGCAGCACCTTCAGCAGCCGACTGGAGCCGATGTAAGTGAAACCTGCCTTCAAGTCCTTCATAAATGAACCGGTCGATTCCGAATGGTTAGAGGGCTCATCCACACTGGAAGGGAGAAACACCAGCACGATCGCCGAAGCGCCGAACAGAACCAACAAGCTGATTAAAGAGGCCTGCAATCCAAATGCTTGATAGATCGTCGTGCCGACCATCGGTCCCAAAATGATGAACAGCGACATCGAGGTCTGGGACAAAGCCGTTGCCGCGGGCACATGCTCATCCGGCAAGCAGCGCTTGATGATCTTCATGGACGAAGGCTGCGAGAATTGGGATACAACGGCTGAGACCAGGGTCACCGCAAACACGGCCTGCCAATATCCCGCATACACAACGAAGAGGATAAGCAATATGGATAAAAAGCTTAGAATGTCCCCCCAGATCATCGTTCGCTTGGGGCGCCAACGGTCCGCCAGCACGCCGCCAATCATGGAAATCACAAAGATCGGCGCGTATTCAATTACGGTAAGCAGCGATACGGCGACCGGGTCATGGTTGCTCTTTTCCATAATGAAGAACAACAGCGCCATGTTGCGGATCCAGATCCCGATATTTTGCATAAAATCCGAAAACATCAGCAGCACGAACGCGCGGTTTCCAAACAAATGCCTCATGTTTCATCCCCCTATTAAAACCGACTATTCGGTTTAATTATATGTGCGGAAACGCCCACCTGCTTTCAAACCAACAGAAGCGTTTCCGATAAATCCTTCAATACACTACGAACCTTGACTCGATAACACACCGTTTAAAAAGTAAGTTACTCCCTTACGGTACAGCAGTCTCGATTCCTCCTGAGAACGTTCATAGTACAAAATCGACATTCCATCCAGAAGCGCGCCAAAAATGACGGATATCTCCTCGACATCTTCTGCCGGTATCCGTCCCTCATCCGCTCCCTCCGTCAAAATCTCGCGGTAGAGCGTGCGCGGACCTTGCAGAATCGCCAGCATCTCGCCCACAATCGTCTTATTCTCCGGCTGATTGATATAGAACTCCTCCGCGATCTTGGTGAGCGGATTCTGGAAGTCATCGACCATATGATCGGCAATGCCGTACAGCTTCTCCTCGAAGCTGGCGTAACGGGCTTTTTTATCGTTCCAGGCTTCCATCCATTCCTGATTCTGCTTCGCCAGCAGCTTGACGAACAAATCTTCCTTGCTCTCAAAGTGATAGTAGATACTTCCCTTACTGGCACCCGTATACTTGACCAGTTCATCCATGGATGTTGCCGCATACCCGCGCTGGATGAACAGTTCCTTTGCTTTATCCAGAATCATGTCCCGCTTTCGCTGCGCTTTTTCTGAAGACATCGATGTAAGCACTCCTTGCTTGTAAATAATAGTCCGCAATCAGTAAGCGGAAATCTGTTTCCTGTAATCAAAATGAATTTAAAATCAATGAACGCCATTCCAAATAAAAAAACCGACTGTACGGTTTAATCATACTGAAAACATTCCCCCATGTAAAGCGACGCCTTGACAATGACATAGAAAAAAGGACTTTGCCTAAGCAAAATCCTCTCATCACTCGTACATCTCGAAACAAATATAATATTTTTTTATTCCACTGCCCAAATGGCTCTTCCTTCTTTCATCGGATCGCCATAACTCAGCTGCAGCCCCGTAACCCCCTGTTTCACTTCGTACGGAATTTCTCCTGTCAGCTCGCCGCCTGGGGCAATGGTGCCGTCCAGCATCTTCACATCATCCGTAATGGGAACCGTATAGTTCAGATCGCTCGAGTCCGTCAGGGAAAAAGATAGCGCGGAAGAGATGACCAGCGGCTCCTGGCCATCGTTCTTCACGGTAATGTCAACCACTTTAAACGTATGACCCGGCTGGGGCTTTAAGTACTCGTCCCCTTCGGATTCGCGTACGCTGTTCAGCGTAATGACCGTGCCGTGATAATCCACCGTATCGCCCACCGCGGCAGATTCGCCGATCGGCTTCACATCTGTGTTGTCGGACGGTTGGTCCTCCCCTTGGGTTGGTTCTGCAGGCGGCTGCTCTTCAGATGTGTCCGTCTGACCTGTCCCCTCGCTATCCACAACAGCCGGCGGAGTTTCTGCGGGCGGATCAGCCTGATCATTGGAACAAGCAGCCGTCAGCAGCATGGAGAACAACACAGCCGAAGCCAGCATTACTTTTTTATTCATACTTTATCCTACCTCCTGAAAGTCGATATCTACATGTCCGGATATTTTCCAATTCGCTGTAAAAATCCATATTCCTTCAAAAACACGAAAAAGACCCCCAAATTAGGGAGTCTTCTTCGTGAATGGATTACGAATGGCTTACGAATGCACCGGTGTTTTCGTCTCGATCGCCGGCAATGCCTGCAATCCAGCCGTGTTAAGGAAATTCCACGGTTTGTTGTAATGCGGCTGGAAGAAGAAGTCGATGAATGCCAATTGATCAATCGTCATCCGATTCTGTATGCATACCGACAGCGTGTTAATGGATTGCGTCATATCCACTTTGGAAATGACCTGTGCACCAAGCATCCGGCGGCTGTCTTGCTCATATACCACCTTCAGCGTAACCTCTTCGAAGGTAGGCATGAATTCCGGACGGTAATGATCCGTAATGGTGACCGTCTCCACTTTCAAACCTTCGTCCTTGGCGGCTCCTTCGGTCAATCCCGTCGAGGCAATGTTGTGTTCGTATATTTTCAATCCCGACGTACCTTGCGTTCCCATATATGGGGTTGTCGGCTGCACAAGATTGCGTGCAACGAGTGTTCCCATCCGGACGGCGTTAGTTGCCAGTGGAATGTACATCATTTTACCCGTCGGGTTATAGTGTACGGAGCAGCAATCGCCTGCTGCATATACATCCTGCTTGCTGCTCTGCATATATTGATCCACGACGATGGCGCCATTTTTCAGCATATCCACTTGCCCCTTCAGCAGCTCCGTATTTGGACGGAAGCCGATGCAGAGGATCACCAGATCCGTGTCGATCTCACCTTTATCGGTGATGACCTTGTTCACCTTGCCATTCTCGCCTTGGAAAGAAGTCACGGTCTGACCCAGGGCCATCTCAATCCCTTTTTCACGGAAGGATTCCTCGATCTTGCCGCTAAATTCAGGGTCCAGATATTTGTTTAGAATGCGGTCAGCACTATCAATCAGCGTAACCTGCTTGCCGTTCTGCTGGAAGGCTTCGACAAGCTCCACGCCGATATAACCGGCGCCGACAACCGTAATGTGTTTCGATTCCTGCGCTTTTTCAATGATCGCATTGGAATGATTGTAGTTTTTGCAGAGCAGAATATTATTGAGATCGATGCCTTCAAGCTTCGGTACGATTGGCCATGATCCGGTTGTGATAATCAGTTTATCATAGGTATCATCAAAAATTTCTTCTGTAACCAGGTTCCGAACTTTCAAGCTTTTCTTATCCGTATCTACCGAGATAATCTCATGCTTCATCTTGGTTTCAACACCCAGCTCGTCGAGCTTCTGAGGTGAAGAATAGAACAAACCGTCAGGATCTTTTACAACGCCTCCAACGTAAAGCGCGATGCCGCAAGACAGGAATGAGATGTTATCATTGCGTTCATAAACGGTGATCTGGGCTTCTGGGTAAAGTTTGGCGGTATTCACGATGGCGGCCGTTCCTGCATGGGTACAACCGATAACTGCTACTTTCATGGTTTTTCCTCCTCCAAGTATGAAGCTTTATATTTGATTAAGATGAGCTCTTTTGCCTGGATTCATGCTTGGTAACGCTTGTTGAGCATGAATGTGGTGACTGGTAATATTATTTGTGAATGTTTTCACTTCGTACCCTTATTATAATGTGATTAATTTCACAGTTCAATAGGTAATTGCGTCATTCACATATTGTTCATAATTTCACATAGTTGAGATGATAAAAGATGTTGACCAAGAATACGGGTTCGGTATCAGGGTAAGCTATAAGTGCCCGCCTCATGAAGTTGATTCAAGAATCATCTATCCTATACGTGCTGCCTTGAAGGATCTTGCTTCTCCTGATCTAACGGAATGATACTTAGGGCTCAGTGTTCCGGTTAACAGAAGTGGTGTCCAAGAAAAACAGGACTGTTCTCCTCAGAGGGAAATCCCCCAAAGAAAACAGCCCTGTTATGTAATCGTTACTTCCTGCTACTAACCAAGCAGAGATTCAATGGCACTCTTCATCGATTCCGGCGTATCCCTCGGTTCGAACCGCTGAACCACCTTACCCTCCCGGTCTACCAGAAACTTGGTGAAATTCCAAGCGATCTCTCCGCCTTCATTCGGTCCTGGTTGCTCGGATTTCAAATATTGAAATAACGGATGCGTTTCTTCCCCATTGACGTCAATCTTCGCAAAGATTGGGAAATTCACACCATAATTCAATTGACAGAACGATTCGGCCTCTTCACTTGTACCCGGCTCCTGTCCGCCAAACTGATTGCACGGGAAGCCAAGAACCTGCAGCCCTTGCTGGCTGTATTGGTCATACAGCTGCTGAAGCTCTCCGTATTGCGGCGTAAGTCCGCACTGGCTTGCCGTATTTGCAATAATCAGAACCTTGCCTGAATACTGATCGAGCGAGACTTCCTGACCTTTGGTATTGGTTGCATGATATTCATAAACTGACATCTTCGAATCTCCTCCCGGCTTGTTTTGAATGGATTGGCATGCTTTTCAAGCGCAACAGCCTAGCCAATCTCCCTCCATCATATCGAATAAATGGCCCTAAACCAAATTTCAGTTCCAAGACCTCTACCCCGTCGCCCGCAAATCCATTATGATGAATGTATAACCTCTTTAAACAAGATTTACATAGACTAATAACAGCTGTTTAATCAGCAAGTAAGCAGGGTAATGATTTAAGATTTGGAAAAATATTGCACGATTCCGTATTTCAACAACAGTAAGCGAGGAAAAGAAATGAAACTGTATCCCGAAATGTTTGTATCCCCATGGCATCTCATTGTCATTGTGCTGGCCCTGATTGCCTTCATCGGCTTAATCAAAGGGGGGTATGACCGGAAGACCGTGCTGCGCAGCACTGGGCTATCGACGCTGGCCTTTTATTTTATACTGACGATCCCCATTGGCCTGATCACCCAGGAATCCCTTTACAAAGAAGAAACGATGCTGACCGATTTGGATCAGAATTTTGAGGACAAGAAGATTAGTTCCGAGCTGCAAAGCTTTAAAGACTACATCTTGGTCCACGCTGGAGCCTATAAAAATGAGGATGATGCCGACATTGTGATCTATGCCGGCAACTACCACGAGAGCCAAACATTTCGTGGTCACATTACCTTGTTCGTATATGATCAGAACGATGAGGAAGTTTTCACCGAGATGTACAAGAACGTAACCCTTGCCCCCGGCGAGAAGAAGAAGCTCGACACCACCTTTACCAGCCAGCCTATGGAAACCTACAGGTACCGATACGAAACGCACCCTCAAATGTGAAGAGCGCGTTTTTCTCGCTTTTGTATTAAGTTGACAGATGGTCTCCGGACTGGATCCCCACCTTATCTTTATCAGGGAGAGGCTGATACGGCCCCGGCATCGGCGGCAGATTCCTCGCATCCCTTCCTTTGCGGATATACCGGATACCCAAATAGAAAAGACCAACCACAGGCAGTGACAGCATAGCTATAGCAAGGAGCATGCTGGACATTTGGTACGAGGGATCCGTTTCGATCTCGGAAAAGTCCAAGAACATAAACGATATAAAGGTAACCAATGAGAACATGATGATCTGGAGCCAGCGCATCCATTTCACCAGGAAGAAGAACAGGATCGCGGAGAGTGCAACAAGCAGAATAGGGTATAGCCGCTGTTCCGGGTCCGCGTTCCCCAGCTCTGCCTGACGCGTCAGCCAAAAACCGATGGCGAACTGAACCGGAAAAATCAGCCACGCAAGCAAACCGGTTCCACGGAAAGCCGATCTTCGCTTTTGCAGCGCCTCTTCGTATTCGAGGAGCTTCATCTCGTATTCCAGCTGATTAAGCTCCTCCTCTGTCAATTCCCGGTCTTCCTCCTCGTTCTCCTGCACCAGACGGTCCAGGTAAGGCCGGAATTGCCGCTCCATATTGCCATCAAATTCGGAACGCTCTAAATCCTCATCCTCGCGAAGCAAAGACGCAACCGATTCATCCCCCAGATCTTGAATGATGATGGACGTCAGGTATAGGGGAATGTCCCTTCTGCCGATAACCTCCAGCCAACGATTCGCCTCCATCGGATCCGTAAATGGAACGGCAACCGCCCGTTCCGTCTGACCTTCTCCCGCGACGAGGTACATAATGGGCATTAACTCCGCACTAGGCACGGATTCGGTCATTTTGCTTTTCTTATAAGCATAGCTGAATTGAAAGATGTATCGCCCATAGTATATTTCCTTGATGTCACCGATCCTAAGGCTCCCCTTCAGGGAGTCTTTCGTTTCCGGGTCCCATCTCTCGTACTCAATATGATCTTCGACGAATCATCATGAAGATACCGGCGGGTGTAGCCGCCAGACTCATCCAGGTCCAGACATTGGTCCAGAGGTACAGTAACATCAAAGGACCTAGTGTCAGGGCCAGGCCAAGCAGTATGCCCAGCACGTGCATTTCAAATGTAATCACCCAATAAAAAGGCTGCATTTTGGGCTTTCTCTGCTCATGAATCACCAGAGACATTCAAGCAACTCCCCCTCATATTCTTCGTTGTTTCTAAAGCTCACATGAAATGAAGACATTGTAGATCATATAGACAGCAGTTCGCACGATGTACTCTCACATGAAATGAAGACATTGTAGATCATATAGGCAGCAGTTCGCACGATGTACCAAATAGTATGATAGGCCAACGGTAGAGCGTGCGCCGGCAGTGCGACAGAAGAGCGGTAATTGTAAGTCTTGCCGAGCGATGGAGCTGCGTCCTGCGTTCACTTAGAGTCTAGCGGACTCAGGAGACTTTATTTCGTAGAAAATGGGGTTTTTAGCGAAACAAACGGACAGGAGATCCGTTATTCATCTAAAAAGATGATATTTTGGCTGTTTCCACGCTAAATAACGGCTGTGGTGTCCGTAATTACGATAAATTGGCCTCATAACAGGGAAATAACGTATCTGATGTCCGTTAGCCTCAGCGTTCGGCGGGGTTCTGGCCATCGTTACTGCGATTTCGTTGCACTTAGTTGCACCTGGTTTTTTTTCGTTGCACCTAGATACCTTTTCGATGCACCTCACCCGGATACCGAAGCCAGGGGGCGGACAAGCAGCTCTAGCTTGCATGCATCATATTATGTATAGAAATTAATATACATCCCTACATCCCTATAAGTATGTTAATTACTACTCTTGAACCCAAAAATCCTTCCACGGCAAGTTGGCCGGGAAGGATCTCCATCTCATACTTTGCCTTATGGAGCCGTACGTTTCTGAGCCAGCTTCACAAGCAGATGAGCCAGTTGATGCTGCTCCGCTTGGGTTCCAACCTTCCATAACTCCTGAAGAAGCTTCTCTTCGGAATTCCGGGGCTCCTCATTTGCAGCCAGATAGCCAGCTACCTTCTCTGCTGCCTGCGCCAGCTGCTCTTCATTCAACCCAATACTCTCGGCAAGCTGAATTCGCTTGTTCAAATAGGATTGGAAGGCATCAAAATCGGCCAGGATCCTCTCCTTCTCCCCATCATCAATCCGGTCCATCGCGTCACTGACCTTACTCACATCCAGCTCACCGTTCTTGTTCACTACATGATTATGTTCAGACATGGTAACGCCTCCTTGTCATTGACTGGGTAACGCTCTCTACTTAAACGGGATTTTCCGGCTTGAAACAGATGCCTTCCAAAAATCTCCTGTACCTGCTAGCGGCTGCGGCCACCGCGCCGTCCACCACTCTGGCCTCTTGCACCGCGGCCTTCGGAAGATCGTGTACCGCCTTGTCCACCGCGACTGCCTTGATTTCCCCGACCCTCGGTTCTGGACTGTCCACGGCTGCTGCTGCCACGTGTTCCGGCCTGTGACTGTCCACGGCCTTCGCCTGCACGCCCGCCGTCACGACTGCCGCTGCTGCGACCTCCAGCCGACGATGGTCCGCGTCCCTCGCCTGGACGACCGTCGCGGCTTCCAGCCCGTCCGGAGCCACGCTCATCTCTGCGTGACGATCCGGCTCTTCCTCTACCCTGCTCGCTACCGCGGCTCCGCCCGGAACCCGTACCGCGATCTGCCCGGCTTCTGCCTTGACCACGTTCTTGATCAGATTCAAGCGAAGAGATGTTTCTTGCTTTTCCCGGTCTGCCCGTATCCCTGCCTGAGCCGCCGGTGCTTTCCCTAAGGCCTCCTGCACTGGAATCATAGCGCACGCGCTTCAAGCGAAGGGAAATTCCTTCCTCGATGCGCTGTAGATCGTTAAGATCCTTACCGGCAGCAAACGTGATAGCCATCCCGTTCCCCCCAGCCCGTCCGGTCCGTCCGATACGATGGATGTAACTATCAACATCATGAGGCATATCGTAGTTATAGACATGAGTCACGCCCTCAACATCAAGCCCCCTTGCGGCAACGTCCGTTGCTACCAGCAGCTGGAGTTTGGCATCCCGGAATCGCTTCATCACCGCTTCCCGTTTCGCCTGTGACAGATCCCCATGAAGCTCGTCCGATTGATACCCATGGGCCAGCAGCGCCTCATTCAATATAGTAGCTCTGCGCTTCGTCCGGCAGAAGATAATCGCGAGAAAAGGGTTATGCTCCTCGAGCATGGCACGCAGCGCATCCTGCTTGGAGCGGTCCGTACACTCGACCACAACCTGCTGGATCTGCTCCAGCGGGATCGGGGAAGCCCCTTTAATGACGATATCGACAGGTTCATTCATATAGCTACCGGCAAGCTGCTTCACGCCGGCAGGCATCGTGGCCGAGAAGAGCATCGTCTGGCGCCGATACGGAAGTGCATGGATCAGTGTCTCGACTTCATCCAGAAAACCCATGTGCAGCATCTGGTCGGCTTCGTCCAGCACCAGCTGCTTCACGCCGCCCAGCTCAAGCGTGCCCCGGCGTAAATGATCCAGCAATCGGCCCGGTGTTCCGATGATCAAATGTCGTCCGCCTTCGAGCTTTCGGAGTTGCTTCTCCACGTCCTGACCACCATAGACCGCCAGGATTTTGATCCCGTCCGGCTCGCCGACTGTCAGCTTCTTGGCTTCTTCCGTAATCTGCAATGCCAATTCCCGTGTCGGCGCAATAATGAGCGCCTGCGGGTACGCCCGCTTGGGATCGATATGCTGCAATATTGGCAGCATGAAAGCCAGCGTTTTGCCAGTGCCCGTCTTCGCCCGGGCGATAACGTCCTTTCCTTGCAGCAGCGGCGGGATACTCTCTTGCTGTACCGGAGTCGGCACCGCAATTCCCTGCTCCTTCAGTTTCCGTACTCTTTGTTCGTCAATGCCCAGCTGTTGAAAGTTCGGCAAACGTTCCACCTCATTTAAATTATTTAGCATCTGCTTGCGTCAGGTCGATTGGATATAGCAAACAAACATACTTACATATAAGTCCCAACAAAATGTCGATCGAATTCGTTCTAAGTAGACCGGAACGTTTTCGTTGTATTTCTTTTCAACTGACAAAAGACCCTGACTTTGGTAATGTCAATGATATAGATATCCAGTTTGCACCAGCGAGGAGGTGTCCCCGATATGCATACCCTGCAGATCATCCTGTCAGCACTCATCCTGATGATCCTGTTCGGCCTTATCAATCTGATGATGAATTATATTTCAAGACGCGACGGGGAGCCTGTCGTCCCCTTCCGGAAGAAGCTGTGGCTTATCCCGCTGTTGTCGGCCTTTATCATTATACCGTTAGAATTCTTTGCGATGTTATATGCCCGGTGGTTCCCCATGTCGGATCCATCAGGGTCAGGTGAAGTCCTGGCATACGACGCTCAAGGCATATGGATCGGTTTCTCGCTCACGATCCTGATTGGACTCCTGATCTTCGAAGGTATCATTCATCCTTTAGTTATCACCCTGCTAAGGCTGCTGCTTCGCATGGATACCTCCATCTATATCAAACAGGCGGTCACAGTTGTGACCGACACGGTTCTGCTGTACATTGTGTCTCTGATTGTGCCTGGCATGCCTGTCGGCGGCTGGCTGCAAGCACTTCTCATTGCCCTATTCTTTCACCTCATAGAGTGGATCCTCATCGGAGTCCAGACTTGGGTGCAGCAGCGCAAGCGGGCAAGATCTGAGTCTACTGGCTAGAACCTGCCGGATTTGAAAATGGCATACAGCAGCCATGCAACCATGAGCAAGGCTACAATGAACCCGACTTCAATCACGGGGAAACTCCACAGCATCATCGGCTCCCGGCTCAGCGACGAGCCGATAATCAGACCCACCATGATGATGCTGAAAGCTAGAAGCACTATGCTGAAGGACAGCCGGTTACTGATCTGATCCAGCTTGCGCATCAGGGTTTGCAGTTCCGGAACACTGATCTCCACCCGCAGCTTCCCCTTGCTGATCAGAGCCGACAGCTGCCTGGCCTGTCCGGGCAGATCAAGCAAACTCTCTGCAAGTCCGCTCACCCCATCCAGCACCTTCCTGCTGATCCGGCGGGTGTTATACCGCTTCTTCAATAGCTTTCGTCCAAAAGGCTCCGCCATATCGATAATGCTCAGGTTCGGGTCCAGCATCTCGATGACCCCTTCCAACGTCAGCAATGATTTGCCGAGCAGCGTCATATCCGGCGGCAGCATAATCCGGTGGCGCTGGGCAACGGCAAAGAGATCTGTCAACGCCTTGCCGATCCGCACTTGTGCGAACGGCACATCATAATACTCTCCACGCAACCGGTCCATATCCGACCGGAGCGAATCCATATCGCAATCGTCCGGGATCAATCCCATTTTGGAAATCGCCCGGATCATCCCTTCCGAATTCCGCCGCATCAAGGCAATAATGAGTCCGGACAAATGGTCCTTCATATCTTCGCTGAGGTGACCCACCAGCCCGAAATCCAGAAAGACCAGCTTGCCGTCCTCCCTGACAAGCAAATTCCCCGGATGAGGGTCGGCATGAAAAAATCCTTCAATAAAGATCTGCTGCAGCATGCCATCGATCAAATGTTCAGCGATCGCCTTCAGATCATGTCCCTTGTCCACGATCTCCTGCCTCCGGCTTAAAGTGAGGCCATCGACATACTCCATCATCAGCACTTTGGAAGACGTATACTCCCAATAAATCCGCGGAATGCGGATAAATTCATGCTCCGACATCTGGGAGGCTATCTTCTCTGCGTTTCGGGCTTCATGGCTGTAATCCAGCTCTGCCATCATCGCTCTGGCA
Above is a window of Paenibacillus sp. FSL K6-1330 DNA encoding:
- a CDS encoding MFS transporter produces the protein MRHLFGNRAFVLLMFSDFMQNIGIWIRNMALLFFIMEKSNHDPVAVSLLTVIEYAPIFVISMIGGVLADRWRPKRTMIWGDILSFLSILLILFVVYAGYWQAVFAVTLVSAVVSQFSQPSSMKIIKRCLPDEHVPAATALSQTSMSLFIILGPMVGTTIYQAFGLQASLISLLVLFGASAIVLVFLPSSVDEPSNHSESTGSFMKDLKAGFTYIGSSRLLKVLLVVYVLLALGSGLVQPLDIFVITERLQLAMSSVQWFTALEGLGMLIGGVIAAVIAGKVKGSYLLFAGLAFLGLSTFVEVLSQWPILTGTMRFITGVLMAMAQTVLMAVMMQQVEEKFIGRLNGVMTPIFTGMLLIGSGFTGWYMSATSIVVVYFTAGALFLLSSFISMKLPISNVPVQEKETPVRVETAAEA
- a CDS encoding TetR family transcriptional regulator C-terminal domain-containing protein, encoding MSSEKAQRKRDMILDKAKELFIQRGYAATSMDELVKYTGASKGSIYYHFESKEDLFVKLLAKQNQEWMEAWNDKKARYASFEEKLYGIADHMVDDFQNPLTKIAEEFYINQPENKTIVGEMLAILQGPRTLYREILTEGADEGRIPAEDVEEISVIFGALLDGMSILYYERSQEESRLLYRKGVTYFLNGVLSSQGS
- a CDS encoding DUF4352 domain-containing protein; protein product: MNKKVMLASAVLFSMLLTAACSNDQADPPAETPPAVVDSEGTGQTDTSEEQPPAEPTQGEDQPSDNTDVKPIGESAAVGDTVDYHGTVITLNSVRESEGDEYLKPQPGHTFKVVDITVKNDGQEPLVISSALSFSLTDSSDLNYTVPITDDVKMLDGTIAPGGELTGEIPYEVKQGVTGLQLSYGDPMKEGRAIWAVE
- a CDS encoding FAD-dependent oxidoreductase, coding for MKVAVIGCTHAGTAAIVNTAKLYPEAQITVYERNDNISFLSCGIALYVGGVVKDPDGLFYSSPQKLDELGVETKMKHEIISVDTDKKSLKVRNLVTEEIFDDTYDKLIITTGSWPIVPKLEGIDLNNILLCKNYNHSNAIIEKAQESKHITVVGAGYIGVELVEAFQQNGKQVTLIDSADRILNKYLDPEFSGKIEESFREKGIEMALGQTVTSFQGENGKVNKVITDKGEIDTDLVILCIGFRPNTELLKGQVDMLKNGAIVVDQYMQSSKQDVYAAGDCCSVHYNPTGKMMYIPLATNAVRMGTLVARNLVQPTTPYMGTQGTSGLKIYEHNIASTGLTEGAAKDEGLKVETVTITDHYRPEFMPTFEEVTLKVVYEQDSRRMLGAQVISKVDMTQSINTLSVCIQNRMTIDQLAFIDFFFQPHYNKPWNFLNTAGLQALPAIETKTPVHS
- a CDS encoding glutathione peroxidase → MSVYEYHATNTKGQEVSLDQYSGKVLIIANTASQCGLTPQYGELQQLYDQYSQQGLQVLGFPCNQFGGQEPGTSEEAESFCQLNYGVNFPIFAKIDVNGEETHPLFQYLKSEQPGPNEGGEIAWNFTKFLVDREGKVVQRFEPRDTPESMKSAIESLLG
- a CDS encoding DUF3243 domain-containing protein; this translates as MSEHNHVVNKNGELDVSKVSDAMDRIDDGEKERILADFDAFQSYLNKRIQLAESIGLNEEQLAQAAEKVAGYLAANEEPRNSEEKLLQELWKVGTQAEQHQLAHLLVKLAQKRTAP
- a CDS encoding DEAD/DEAH box helicase, producing the protein MLNNLNEVERLPNFQQLGIDEQRVRKLKEQGIAVPTPVQQESIPPLLQGKDVIARAKTGTGKTLAFMLPILQHIDPKRAYPQALIIAPTRELALQITEEAKKLTVGEPDGIKILAVYGGQDVEKQLRKLEGGRHLIIGTPGRLLDHLRRGTLELGGVKQLVLDEADQMLHMGFLDEVETLIHALPYRRQTMLFSATMPAGVKQLAGSYMNEPVDIVIKGASPIPLEQIQQVVVECTDRSKQDALRAMLEEHNPFLAIIFCRTKRRATILNEALLAHGYQSDELHGDLSQAKREAVMKRFRDAKLQLLVATDVAARGLDVEGVTHVYNYDMPHDVDSYIHRIGRTGRAGGNGMAITFAAGKDLNDLQRIEEGISLRLKRVRYDSSAGGLRESTGGSGRDTGRPGKARNISSLESDQERGQGRSRADRGTGSGRSRGSEQGRGRAGSSRRDERGSGRAGSRDGRPGEGRGPSSAGGRSSGSRDGGRAGEGRGQSQAGTRGSSSRGQSRTEGRGNQGSRGGQGGTRSSEGRGARGQSGGRRGGRSR
- a CDS encoding AarF/ABC1/UbiB kinase family protein produces the protein MAVRIRHAGRYREIAMALMRHGFGYMVEEMGLFHVLSLPVRWSSREQPETITLGERIRRVLEDLGPAFVKLGQLASTRSDLLPDHIIQELVKLQERVPPFSSASARELIEQEWGMPIDEVLSEFEDKPLAAASIGQVHAGKLKSGEHVAIKVQRPGVARMIGRDLEILRDLISIAERHWEWVKQYRVDRIVDEFARAMMAELDYSHEARNAEKIASQMSEHEFIRIPRIYWEYTSSKVLMMEYVDGLTLSRRQEIVDKGHDLKAIAEHLIDGMLQQIFIEGFFHADPHPGNLLVREDGKLVFLDFGLVGHLSEDMKDHLSGLIIALMRRNSEGMIRAISKMGLIPDDCDMDSLRSDMDRLRGEYYDVPFAQVRIGKALTDLFAVAQRHRIMLPPDMTLLGKSLLTLEGVIEMLDPNLSIIDMAEPFGRKLLKKRYNTRRISRKVLDGVSGLAESLLDLPGQARQLSALISKGKLRVEISVPELQTLMRKLDQISNRLSFSIVLLAFSIIMVGLIIGSSLSREPMMLWSFPVIEVGFIVALLMVAWLLYAIFKSGRF